The proteins below come from a single Fastidiosipila sanguinis genomic window:
- a CDS encoding L-threonylcarbamoyladenylate synthase, with protein sequence MRTKIIKIAENNYAEALSEPAKALREGKIVAFPTETVYGLGAAWNNAEAVYNIFKTKGRPQDNPLIVHVAKQEDMKTYFAFWDRLAEALTKDFCPGPFTLIMPKADHVKSPVTAGLSTIGIRVPSNRIARELISLTNVGIAAPSANLSGKPSPTTLEDCVEDLEGKVEYIIDGGDCEFGVESTIVSWDGEVLKLLRPGAISEADIKAVLDRNSIDVELIDKTGKLLSEDEKPEAPGMKYRHYAPKAEVNIITGSNVEEKLDYINKIITNGNFDRIGLLISETLAACFRSEFSNNEEYNLIKNMVTFRKDERNQEAAHNLFKSFRIMDRENLDLILVEAVDEIGSGKAFMNRLRKASVKGDL encoded by the coding sequence ATGAGAACAAAAATTATTAAAATTGCTGAAAACAATTATGCAGAAGCTCTTTCAGAGCCAGCAAAGGCTCTGAGAGAAGGTAAGATTGTTGCGTTTCCAACAGAAACTGTATACGGACTGGGAGCAGCATGGAATAATGCAGAAGCAGTTTATAATATTTTTAAAACCAAGGGAAGACCACAAGATAACCCTTTGATTGTTCACGTAGCAAAACAAGAAGATATGAAAACTTATTTTGCTTTCTGGGATAGGCTTGCTGAGGCTTTGACTAAAGACTTTTGTCCAGGACCATTTACTTTGATAATGCCCAAGGCGGATCATGTAAAAAGTCCGGTTACAGCAGGTTTATCAACTATTGGAATTAGAGTACCAAGTAATAGGATAGCAAGAGAGCTTATAAGCTTAACTAACGTTGGAATAGCAGCTCCTTCAGCTAATCTTAGTGGCAAACCAAGTCCAACAACTCTGGAAGATTGTGTAGAAGATCTTGAAGGAAAAGTAGAATACATAATTGATGGGGGCGATTGTGAATTTGGTGTTGAATCTACTATAGTATCTTGGGATGGTGAGGTTCTTAAATTATTGAGACCTGGAGCAATAAGTGAAGCTGACATTAAGGCTGTTTTAGATAGAAATTCTATAGACGTAGAGCTTATAGATAAAACAGGGAAATTATTATCTGAAGACGAAAAACCTGAAGCACCTGGTATGAAATACAGGCATTATGCTCCAAAAGCTGAAGTTAATATAATTACTGGATCTAACGTAGAAGAAAAGTTAGATTATATCAATAAAATAATTACAAATGGGAATTTTGATAGAATTGGGTTGTTAATTTCTGAGACTTTAGCAGCTTGTTTCAGAAGTGAATTCTCAAATAATGAAGAGTATAATTTAATTAAAAATATGGTAACTTTTCGTAAGGATGAAAGAAACCAAGAGGCTGCACATAATCTATTCAAGAGTTTTAGAATAATGGATAGAGAAAATCTAGATTTGATTTTAGTAGAAGCAGTTGATGAAATTGGAAGTGGTAAAGCCTTTATGAATAGGTTACGCAAAGCTTCAGTTAAAGGAGATTTGTGA
- the murC gene encoding UDP-N-acetylmuramate--L-alanine ligase produces the protein MNNITTYQNLDLKSGDKIHFIGIGGISMSGLAEIAMSLNFVVSGSDTRSTEHTERLAKSGAKIFYSQLADNITQTQPDLVVYSSAIPENNEELISANNLGIQSVTRAQFLGWLNRRYETVINISGTHGKSTTTSMAALIMMEAGLDPTVHLGADFEYFGGRTIRIGNEKLFISEADEYKRSFWNFFSTTSIILNIDADHLDVYKDIDDIVDSFVRFAGNLAQNGILIIPADGSHKDDFLKKLKILRDQEQTGDLNIYTFGKYNSELSKNEQADYYYDELEYINGIPHFKVYKNSEFYGDFKLKIPGDHNVSNAIAAIAACDLNGATAEAAQRALEKFHGAGGRYDIFGTFEGAKVIADYAHHPTELRATLQAANSMPHNKIWPICQVLNYSRARDYHEDYLDIFKGYEDVVYYKIYSTREWDDLGESVERFAEEFNSRYDNNAVGLNTVDELINFYHGKVQEGDLILFLGPDGVRDAAIDVCRSENGIYFKDQK, from the coding sequence ACTGAACATACTGAACGTCTAGCTAAATCAGGAGCTAAGATCTTCTATTCACAACTAGCTGATAATATTACTCAAACTCAACCAGATCTCGTTGTATACTCTTCTGCTATTCCAGAGAACAACGAAGAATTGATAAGTGCTAATAATTTAGGTATTCAATCTGTTACACGTGCACAGTTTTTAGGTTGGCTAAACAGACGCTATGAAACAGTTATCAACATCTCAGGCACTCATGGTAAATCTACAACAACTTCCATGGCTGCACTTATAATGATGGAAGCAGGTCTAGATCCTACTGTTCATTTAGGTGCTGATTTTGAATATTTTGGTGGTAGAACAATTCGCATAGGTAATGAAAAATTATTTATTTCCGAAGCTGATGAGTACAAACGTTCTTTCTGGAACTTCTTTTCTACCACTTCAATAATTCTAAATATTGATGCCGATCACTTAGATGTTTATAAAGATATTGATGACATTGTTGATTCTTTCGTTAGATTTGCTGGCAACTTAGCACAAAACGGCATTTTGATTATTCCAGCAGACGGAAGCCACAAAGATGATTTCCTTAAAAAACTAAAAATACTACGAGATCAAGAGCAAACAGGCGACTTGAATATTTACACTTTTGGTAAATATAATTCAGAATTATCCAAAAATGAACAAGCTGATTATTATTACGATGAACTAGAATATATAAATGGAATTCCACATTTTAAAGTATATAAAAACTCAGAATTCTATGGAGATTTCAAACTTAAAATACCTGGAGATCATAATGTAAGTAATGCTATTGCTGCAATTGCTGCATGTGATCTAAATGGAGCTACTGCAGAAGCTGCTCAAAGAGCTTTAGAGAAGTTCCACGGTGCTGGTGGTAGATATGACATATTTGGTACTTTTGAAGGCGCTAAAGTTATCGCAGACTATGCCCACCACCCTACAGAATTACGAGCTACACTACAAGCTGCTAATTCTATGCCCCACAACAAAATTTGGCCAATATGTCAAGTATTGAACTATTCTCGAGCTAGAGATTATCATGAAGATTATCTAGATATTTTCAAGGGTTATGAAGACGTAGTATATTATAAAATTTATTCCACACGCGAGTGGGATGATCTTGGTGAAAGTGTCGAAAGGTTCGCTGAAGAGTTTAACTCTCGTTATGACAACAATGCAGTAGGCTTAAATACAGTAGATGAGTTAATTAATTTCTATCATGGTAAAGTTCAAGAAGGAGATCTTATCCTCTTCCTTGGTCCTGACGGAGTTAGAGATGCTGCAATTGATGTATGTAGATCTGAAAATGGTATTTATTTTAAAGATCAGAAATAA
- the tilS gene encoding tRNA lysidine(34) synthetase TilS → MQLGKISEILQDKFNKNITSKNLLPEEVKLIVVGLSGGVDSVCLLDLLSNYLNTSNREIKVILHHQDHMIREDSYKDLQLARELAISYGFAFESSTDNIPEISKANSQNMEELGRDVRRENWFRICRNNSSFKNLRDCRILTAHHANDQAETLLLNLSRGAGLGGLSGIAYTDELFVRPLLNFTKEEIYNYARENKLSWREDYTNALSDNRRNYLRNIMIPQWEEASDYGLVMRLSNAADKLAIANQFIIDECNKWIDYILIKDASDFVSAEYNLYSVKKFREASVNLRKFLIHEILKYNGLEKDIYEINLQDIETLLLQDRGEKELSLSSDFTLVKNRKFFYLFKDQELYNQPNSKDNNALKVSRDSTCHADFYSNSEIDIDDFEIRTFNSGDFIINEGKKVLLKDFFSQENIRLDLRKNIFLIAKDSRVYVIGRKVIDNFDNPFYCDENTNNRGERTFKKSYYWQYLWYNSNPK, encoded by the coding sequence TTGCAACTCGGTAAAATTAGCGAAATTTTGCAAGATAAATTTAATAAAAATATTACAAGCAAGAATCTACTTCCTGAAGAGGTTAAACTAATAGTAGTTGGACTATCGGGCGGAGTAGATTCTGTCTGTTTATTAGATCTTTTATCTAATTATCTTAATACGAGCAACAGAGAAATAAAAGTTATTCTACATCATCAAGATCACATGATCAGGGAAGATTCTTACAAAGATCTTCAACTTGCAAGAGAACTAGCTATTAGCTATGGTTTTGCTTTTGAATCATCGACAGATAATATTCCTGAAATAAGCAAAGCAAATTCACAAAATATGGAAGAATTGGGTAGAGATGTTAGACGTGAGAATTGGTTTAGAATTTGCAGAAATAACAGTTCATTTAAGAATCTAAGAGACTGTAGAATTCTTACTGCACATCATGCTAATGATCAAGCTGAGACCTTATTGTTAAATCTATCAAGAGGAGCAGGATTAGGTGGCTTAAGTGGGATTGCTTATACAGATGAACTTTTTGTGAGACCACTTTTGAATTTTACCAAGGAAGAAATATATAATTATGCAAGAGAAAATAAGCTTTCTTGGAGAGAAGATTATACAAATGCCTTAAGTGATAATAGAAGAAATTACTTGAGAAATATTATGATTCCACAATGGGAAGAAGCAAGTGATTATGGACTTGTAATGAGATTATCCAATGCTGCTGATAAACTTGCTATCGCAAATCAATTTATAATCGATGAATGTAATAAATGGATAGATTACATACTGATAAAAGATGCAAGTGATTTTGTTAGTGCAGAATATAATTTGTATTCTGTAAAAAAATTTAGAGAAGCTTCAGTTAATCTTAGGAAGTTTTTAATACATGAAATTCTAAAATATAATGGCTTAGAGAAAGATATTTATGAAATAAACTTACAAGATATAGAAACGCTGCTTTTACAGGATAGAGGTGAAAAAGAACTATCGTTAAGTAGTGATTTTACGCTGGTAAAAAATAGAAAATTCTTTTATTTATTTAAAGATCAAGAATTATACAATCAACCTAACTCTAAGGATAACAATGCATTAAAAGTTAGCAGGGATTCAACTTGCCATGCTGATTTTTATTCTAACTCAGAAATAGATATTGATGATTTTGAAATTCGAACCTTTAATAGTGGAGATTTTATTATAAATGAAGGTAAGAAAGTTCTGTTGAAAGATTTTTTCTCACAAGAGAATATAAGACTGGACCTTAGAAAAAACATATTTTTAATAGCTAAAGATAGTAGAGTGTATGTAATTGGTAGAAAAGTAATAGATAATTTCGATAATCCTTTTTATTGTGACGAAAACACGAACAATAGAGGCGAAAGAACGTTTAAAAAATCATATTATTGGCAATACTTGTGGTATAATTCAAATCCTAAATAG
- the ftsH gene encoding ATP-dependent zinc metalloprotease FtsH, giving the protein MNENKNRRGSGLSFYVILIVVIIAISMFFSQGSRSADLSYSEMLQQINVGNVEKAVIAGNNIELKFKNSVKGSNFTSKQISPYWMSDLLQELKAAEQAHSIDFDYAEPVNVASWLNIILLVLMFSSMAFFLWLMFSKQGGGAGGAMNFARSKAKLADPEKNKVTFEDVAGAKEEKQELQEVVEFLKNPEKFEKLGAKIPRGVLLVGPPGTGKTLLAKAVAGEAKVPFYSISGSDFVEMYVGVGASRVRDLFETAKKHSPAIIFIDEIDAVGRKRGAGLGGSHDEREQTLNQLLVEMDGFGPTEDVIIIAATNRSDILDPALLRPGRFDRTVHVNRPDQNEREAILKVHARNKPIAENIDFKEIAQTTPGFTGADLANLLNEAALAAARKGQTFITYEDISASVFKVVLGPEKESKLISDKERVLTAYHEAGHALTLRSVSETEKVERVSIIPAGGAGGYTAHKPFEDIYFTTKSQIIADIKVCLGGRAAEEIYFGEVSTGASNDLEKANQSARDMITRYGMSSTLYNRVFTDDSDEVFIGGSYGNSTAYSSEVISQIDKEVSEIINSAYADVLNILRDKRQALDAMAEYLMENERMDAEVFEQIYVENTTEEQRLRDPKNEGREYTFGKKKAEFVPEESSFSPSEAGADLD; this is encoded by the coding sequence ATGAACGAAAATAAAAATAGACGTGGTAGTGGACTTTCGTTTTACGTTATTCTTATAGTTGTTATTATTGCTATTTCTATGTTTTTCAGCCAGGGTAGTAGATCAGCTGATTTAAGCTACTCTGAAATGTTACAACAGATTAATGTAGGAAATGTAGAGAAGGCAGTAATTGCAGGCAATAATATTGAACTTAAGTTTAAAAATAGTGTTAAAGGAAGTAATTTCACAAGTAAACAAATTTCTCCATATTGGATGAGTGATTTGTTGCAAGAGTTAAAAGCTGCTGAGCAAGCGCACTCAATAGATTTTGATTATGCGGAACCAGTTAATGTTGCTTCTTGGCTAAATATTATTTTATTAGTATTGATGTTTAGTTCAATGGCATTCTTCTTGTGGTTAATGTTTTCCAAGCAAGGTGGCGGAGCTGGTGGAGCTATGAACTTTGCACGTAGCAAAGCTAAGCTTGCTGACCCAGAAAAAAATAAGGTAACATTTGAAGATGTTGCTGGTGCCAAAGAAGAAAAACAAGAATTGCAAGAAGTTGTTGAATTCTTAAAAAATCCAGAGAAGTTTGAGAAGTTAGGTGCAAAAATTCCAAGAGGTGTTCTATTAGTAGGGCCTCCAGGTACAGGAAAGACTTTATTAGCCAAAGCTGTTGCAGGTGAGGCTAAAGTTCCATTTTATTCAATAAGCGGTTCAGACTTTGTAGAGATGTATGTAGGTGTTGGTGCATCTAGAGTTAGAGACCTATTTGAGACAGCTAAGAAACATTCTCCAGCTATTATCTTTATCGATGAGATTGATGCAGTTGGTAGAAAAAGAGGTGCTGGTCTAGGCGGTTCTCATGATGAGCGTGAGCAGACTCTTAACCAATTATTAGTTGAAATGGATGGTTTTGGACCTACTGAGGATGTAATAATTATAGCTGCTACAAACAGATCAGATATTCTAGATCCAGCCTTATTAAGACCAGGAAGATTTGACAGAACTGTTCATGTAAATAGACCAGATCAAAATGAGCGTGAAGCTATTCTTAAGGTTCATGCGAGAAACAAACCAATTGCAGAAAATATTGATTTTAAAGAGATTGCTCAAACTACACCAGGATTTACTGGAGCAGATTTGGCAAACTTACTTAACGAAGCTGCATTGGCTGCTGCAAGAAAAGGACAAACTTTCATTACATATGAAGACATTTCTGCATCAGTGTTTAAAGTAGTTCTTGGTCCAGAAAAAGAAAGTAAATTAATTAGTGATAAAGAAAGAGTTTTAACTGCTTATCATGAAGCGGGACATGCCTTAACTCTAAGAAGTGTCTCTGAAACAGAAAAGGTTGAAAGAGTTTCTATTATTCCTGCAGGTGGAGCAGGTGGTTATACTGCCCATAAGCCATTTGAAGATATTTACTTTACTACAAAATCTCAAATAATAGCAGATATTAAAGTATGCCTTGGTGGTAGAGCAGCTGAAGAAATTTACTTCGGTGAAGTAAGTACAGGTGCATCTAATGACTTGGAGAAAGCCAATCAATCTGCAAGAGATATGATTACTAGATATGGTATGAGTAGTACATTATATAATAGAGTATTCACAGATGATTCAGACGAAGTCTTCATAGGTGGTAGCTATGGTAATTCAACAGCATACTCAAGTGAAGTAATTTCACAAATTGATAAAGAAGTTAGTGAAATTATTAATAGTGCATATGCTGATGTTTTAAATATCTTGAGGGATAAACGTCAAGCCTTAGATGCTATGGCTGAATACTTAATGGAAAATGAAAGAATGGATGCTGAAGTATTTGAACAAATTTATGTAGAAAATACAACAGAGGAACAGCGATTAAGAGATCCAAAGAATGAAGGTAGAGAATATACTTTTGGTAAAAAGAAAGCTGAGTTCGTACCTGAAGAAAGTTCATTTTCACCTAGTGAAGCAGGAGCTGATTTAGATTAA
- the dnaB gene encoding replicative DNA helicase: protein MANYPNDSYENNLKVPPQNVEAEESLLGCALTSEDARAEIVRLEKEDFYQKKNGLIYQAIIEKAAKGEAIDILSVADYLESEGTLDVIGGISYLTELADKSYLLSNVAEYADIVKEKSRLRKLLTFVQKMEKSIYSGKENADDLINLMAAEVVKSKDDLSHKDLMPLHEILNVTLKELRKSDSDELAVDSGFPNLNKKLGRLRRQTLNILAARPAMGKSAFALNLALNVALKGKTVAIFSLEMSKNEVGLRLLSSASTIATNKIKEAIDTASPDANKVRDAVQVLATANIYIDDSASTSPADIRAKCNKLMAQAGLDLIVIDYLQLIGSDSSNQNRQQEISEISRALKIMARDLNVPVIALSQLSRGVEMRENKRPMLSDLRESGAIEQDADAVMFLYRDSYYNNEELPPNPDEAELILAKNRQGTTGTIKLNWFSNITTFREQEYFDYNIPPESSNFDPNFDEHLSSQNETEFQIEDAKLSEDDLPF from the coding sequence ATGGCTAATTATCCAAATGATAGTTATGAAAACAACTTGAAAGTTCCGCCTCAGAATGTTGAAGCTGAGGAGTCATTGTTAGGATGTGCTTTAACATCAGAAGATGCTAGAGCTGAGATTGTGCGCCTCGAAAAAGAAGACTTTTATCAGAAAAAGAATGGATTGATATATCAAGCAATTATTGAAAAAGCAGCTAAAGGTGAAGCAATTGATATTTTAAGTGTTGCTGATTATCTTGAATCTGAAGGTACTTTAGATGTTATTGGTGGTATATCCTATTTAACTGAACTAGCTGATAAATCATATTTATTATCTAATGTGGCAGAATATGCGGATATAGTTAAAGAGAAAAGTCGTTTAAGAAAACTATTAACTTTTGTCCAAAAAATGGAAAAATCAATTTATTCAGGAAAAGAAAATGCTGATGATTTGATTAACCTTATGGCTGCAGAAGTAGTTAAGAGTAAAGATGATTTGAGTCACAAAGATCTAATGCCATTACATGAAATTTTAAACGTAACATTAAAAGAATTACGTAAGAGTGATAGTGATGAGCTAGCAGTTGATTCTGGATTCCCTAATTTGAACAAGAAACTGGGAAGATTAAGACGTCAGACTCTAAATATACTCGCAGCTAGACCAGCAATGGGTAAATCTGCCTTTGCATTAAACTTGGCTCTGAATGTTGCATTAAAAGGCAAAACTGTAGCAATTTTCTCGTTAGAGATGAGTAAAAATGAAGTAGGTTTAAGGTTATTAAGCTCAGCCTCAACTATAGCTACGAATAAAATTAAAGAAGCTATAGATACAGCTAGTCCTGATGCAAATAAAGTTAGAGATGCAGTACAAGTTTTAGCAACAGCTAATATTTATATAGATGACTCAGCTTCTACTTCACCAGCTGATATAAGAGCAAAATGTAATAAACTTATGGCTCAAGCTGGATTAGATTTGATTGTTATTGACTATTTACAATTAATAGGAAGTGATAGCTCAAATCAGAATAGACAGCAAGAAATTTCAGAAATTTCTAGAGCGTTAAAAATTATGGCTCGTGACTTGAATGTTCCGGTAATAGCTTTGTCACAATTAAGTCGTGGTGTAGAAATGCGTGAGAATAAACGCCCAATGCTATCTGACTTGCGTGAATCTGGAGCAATTGAGCAGGATGCGGATGCTGTAATGTTTCTATATAGAGATTCGTACTATAACAATGAGGAGTTACCACCAAATCCAGACGAAGCAGAACTAATTTTAGCTAAGAATAGACAAGGTACAACAGGAACAATTAAATTAAATTGGTTTTCCAATATCACTACATTCAGAGAACAGGAGTATTTTGATTATAATATTCCACCTGAGAGCAGTAACTTTGATCCTAATTTTGATGAACATTTATCAAGTCAAAATGAGACTGAATTTCAAATTGAAGATGCTAAATTAAGTGAGGATGATCTTCCGTTTTAA
- the rpsR gene encoding 30S ribosomal protein S18 encodes MANKRFNRRKPRRKVCQFCVDHVEAIDYKDEALLRKYLSENAKILPRRTTGTCAKHQRRLTTAIKRARQMALIPFTEA; translated from the coding sequence ATGGCTAATAAACGTTTTAATAGAAGAAAACCTAGACGTAAAGTATGCCAATTCTGTGTAGATCATGTTGAAGCTATAGATTACAAAGATGAAGCTTTGCTAAGAAAGTATCTTTCAGAAAATGCAAAGATCTTGCCTAGACGTACAACAGGTACATGTGCAAAACATCAAAGAAGATTAACTACAGCTATTAAGAGAGCAAGACAGATGGCATTAATACCTTTCACAGAGGCTTAA
- a CDS encoding single-stranded DNA-binding protein, which yields MNKTILMGRLTKDPELTSTSNGISRCSFTVAVDRRFKNADGDRETDFIPVVAWRSTAEFVSRYFAKGQRIALVGSIQVRSWDDQQSGQRRYITEVVADEVYFADSKSSNQSSDNYNYSNNNDNSYSGNNFNNNSYTNSSDGFFEAPDDDTELPFDL from the coding sequence ATGAACAAGACAATTTTGATGGGACGTTTGACAAAAGATCCTGAATTAACAAGTACATCTAACGGAATCAGCAGATGCTCATTTACAGTTGCTGTTGACAGAAGATTTAAGAACGCTGATGGTGATCGTGAAACTGATTTTATTCCAGTTGTTGCATGGAGATCTACAGCTGAATTTGTTAGCAGATATTTTGCAAAAGGCCAAAGAATAGCTTTGGTAGGTTCAATTCAAGTTCGTTCATGGGATGATCAACAGAGTGGTCAAAGAAGATATATTACAGAAGTTGTAGCTGATGAAGTTTACTTTGCAGATAGCAAGTCCAGTAACCAATCATCTGATAATTATAACTACAGCAATAACAACGATAATAGTTATAGCGGTAATAATTTCAATAATAATAGCTACACAAATTCCAGTGATGGTTTCTTTGAAGCACCTGATGATGATACAGAATTGCCTTTTGATCTTTAA
- the hpt gene encoding hypoxanthine phosphoribosyltransferase, with protein MSLELSDVMISKEEIQEMCKRVAAEINKDYEGKEVLFVGILNGAFLFLADLIRYIDVPCQVDFMKVSSYGNAMTSSGNVSIQHDLSTDIEGKHVIIVEDIIDTGITLNHLKPLLQTRRPASLSLCAAFDKFERRLVDLDIEYLGIQIPDEFIVGYGLDFDGHYRNLPDVHYMVNND; from the coding sequence ATGAGTTTAGAGTTAAGTGATGTAATGATTTCTAAAGAAGAAATTCAAGAAATGTGCAAACGAGTTGCAGCTGAAATTAATAAAGATTATGAAGGTAAAGAGGTATTGTTCGTTGGAATATTGAATGGCGCCTTTTTATTTTTGGCAGATTTAATTAGATATATTGATGTTCCATGCCAAGTTGATTTCATGAAAGTTAGTTCTTATGGTAATGCTATGACTAGTTCAGGCAATGTATCAATTCAACATGATTTAAGTACAGATATAGAGGGTAAACACGTAATAATCGTTGAAGATATAATCGATACAGGAATTACCCTTAATCACTTGAAACCTTTACTACAAACAAGAAGACCAGCAAGCTTATCTTTGTGTGCAGCATTTGATAAGTTTGAAAGACGTCTAGTTGATTTGGATATAGAGTATTTGGGTATTCAGATTCCAGATGAGTTCATAGTTGGTTATGGTTTAGACTTTGATGGACATTATCGCAACTTACCTGATGTGCATTATATGGTAAATAATGACTAA
- the rplI gene encoding 50S ribosomal protein L9, whose product MKVILLEDVKKVGKKDEIVEVSTGYANNYLIKKGLAKEATSSNLNEIKQKKGAEQANAARELAEAREVGKELKDKVFVKKMKAGDDGRLYGSLTNSDVADLLKSAGYEVDKRNITLATNIKNIGSVNAEVKLHRDVTVKITVRVEAE is encoded by the coding sequence ATGAAAGTAATTTTATTAGAAGATGTTAAAAAAGTAGGTAAAAAAGATGAAATAGTTGAAGTTAGTACAGGGTACGCTAATAATTACTTGATAAAAAAAGGTTTAGCTAAAGAAGCCACTTCTTCAAATTTAAATGAAATTAAACAGAAAAAAGGTGCTGAACAAGCTAATGCAGCAAGAGAGTTAGCAGAAGCTAGGGAAGTTGGTAAAGAACTTAAAGATAAGGTTTTTGTCAAAAAGATGAAAGCAGGAGATGATGGCAGACTATACGGATCATTAACAAACTCAGATGTAGCTGATCTCCTGAAATCTGCTGGTTATGAAGTTGATAAGAGAAATATAACTTTAGCAACAAATATCAAAAATATTGGTTCTGTAAATGCAGAAGTTAAGCTACATAGAGATGTTACAGTTAAGATAACTGTAAGAGTTGAAGCTGAATAG
- a CDS encoding tripartite tricarboxylate transporter permease, translating to MDAILILQILGAVLAAVAIYTIIGFIPGTDETAVIVPITLALVLSGLRAEVNLAFFIAAVVTLSVSNAMPTIVVGLPGGVMSSPMLESSQYLKSRGLSALAIKKLAAGALLGVVIALPSSLLMAKLLAPLGGFIKDYASLLFVFGAIFLALLSKSKLISLISIIPLAVLFMSFRHMYWNLGIVPANKNVSISFFLGITVGPLLFSLLEIMNKDSRKNYIRTEEKKVTIPKIENSTLNPFKILNKSELKKISLSSFISSALFVLSPVGLVLLLGESFNRDKTDKDATAFSKISTMSGLIQSTYLSGILIPLIALGVPLSPVSIGPGIALFEAEPVYQSTRNIHHILGGNKIALIASFAALIAICIMYIFANRFAHVITKFVLTRIPHEAILSLFIAFIIMLAYMDAGLLNVIAVLIIGVFSGFLNKLGVNYGVQFMALYASPWIVQQIVSII from the coding sequence ATGGATGCTATTTTAATTCTGCAAATATTAGGAGCAGTTTTGGCTGCAGTTGCAATTTATACTATTATTGGTTTTATTCCGGGAACTGATGAAACTGCAGTTATTGTGCCTATAACTCTTGCTTTAGTTTTATCTGGTCTTAGAGCTGAGGTAAATTTAGCATTCTTTATTGCTGCTGTTGTAACTTTATCAGTAAGTAATGCAATGCCAACTATTGTCGTTGGTCTACCAGGAGGGGTAATGTCATCGCCCATGCTAGAGTCTTCGCAATATTTAAAGAGTAGAGGCTTATCCGCTTTAGCGATTAAAAAACTAGCTGCAGGTGCACTTTTAGGAGTAGTAATTGCTCTTCCAAGCTCATTATTAATGGCAAAATTATTAGCACCTCTTGGAGGATTTATAAAAGATTATGCCTCATTATTGTTTGTGTTTGGTGCAATATTCTTAGCTTTACTTAGTAAGTCAAAACTTATCTCTTTAATTAGTATTATCCCTTTGGCAGTATTGTTTATGTCATTCAGACACATGTACTGGAATTTAGGAATAGTTCCTGCTAATAAAAATGTTAGTATTTCATTTTTCTTAGGGATAACTGTTGGTCCACTATTATTTTCACTTCTAGAGATAATGAACAAAGATTCTCGTAAAAACTATATCAGAACTGAAGAAAAAAAGGTTACTATACCAAAGATTGAAAATAGTACATTAAACCCCTTTAAAATTTTAAATAAATCCGAATTAAAGAAAATCTCACTAAGCTCATTTATATCAAGTGCACTATTTGTTTTGTCCCCAGTAGGTCTAGTCTTATTATTAGGTGAAAGCTTCAATAGAGATAAAACTGATAAGGATGCTACTGCATTTAGTAAAATATCTACTATGTCTGGGCTTATACAATCTACATATTTATCCGGGATATTAATTCCATTAATTGCTTTGGGAGTTCCATTGTCTCCAGTCAGTATTGGTCCAGGAATTGCATTGTTTGAAGCAGAACCAGTGTATCAATCTACTAGGAATATTCATCACATATTAGGTGGAAATAAAATAGCTTTGATTGCTAGTTTTGCAGCATTAATTGCCATATGTATAATGTATATTTTTGCAAATAGATTTGCACATGTTATTACTAAATTTGTATTAACAAGAATTCCTCATGAAGCAATATTATCCTTATTCATTGCATTTATTATTATGCTTGCATATATGGATGCTGGTCTATTAAATGTAATTGCGGTATTGATTATAGGAGTTTTTAGTGGATTCTTGAATAAGCTTGGAGTTAATTATGGGGTTCAATTTATGGCATTATATGCTTCACCATGGATTGTACAGCAGATAGTAAGCATTATTTAA
- the rpsF gene encoding 30S ribosomal protein S6, producing MAKYELMYIVDGALEAEANQAVHDKVKAIVEKNATITSEEHIGRKRFAYEIDHKNEGDYMLFTIEAEKSAPEEINSDLRITEGLVRHILFALD from the coding sequence ATGGCTAAATATGAACTAATGTACATTGTTGATGGTGCTTTAGAAGCAGAAGCTAATCAAGCAGTTCACGATAAAGTAAAAGCTATCGTTGAAAAGAATGCTACTATTACTTCTGAAGAACATATTGGTCGTAAACGTTTTGCTTATGAGATTGATCATAAGAACGAGGGCGATTATATGTTATTCACAATTGAAGCAGAAAAAAGTGCACCAGAAGAAATCAATAGTGATTTAAGAATTACTGAAGGTTTAGTTCGTCACATTCTATTCGCATTAGACTAG